In Mycolicibacterium alvei, a single window of DNA contains:
- a CDS encoding septum formation family protein, whose translation MTYPPHGYPPPPPQPYSTGPEQFSVAPTKSSALKWVLLGVVVLVALVVAAGAVFYLARDRGATEASQIRSGDCLTEIPDSSRVLYVKTVGCDQPHKGEVFAVLPLPDGDFPGDAAVVKYADKCAPALAQYSPDAKGESGIQLFVLYPTADSWQRGDRTVTCIATSKNPRTGKLR comes from the coding sequence ATGACCTACCCGCCCCACGGCTACCCGCCACCCCCACCGCAGCCGTATTCCACCGGCCCCGAACAGTTCTCCGTGGCGCCGACGAAATCCTCGGCGCTCAAGTGGGTGCTGCTGGGTGTCGTCGTGCTCGTCGCACTGGTGGTCGCTGCCGGCGCGGTGTTCTATCTGGCGCGGGACCGCGGCGCCACCGAGGCCAGCCAGATCCGCTCGGGCGATTGTCTGACCGAGATACCCGACAGCAGTCGGGTGTTGTACGTCAAGACGGTGGGCTGCGATCAGCCGCACAAGGGTGAGGTGTTCGCGGTGCTGCCGCTGCCCGATGGGGATTTCCCGGGCGACGCCGCGGTGGTGAAGTATGCCGACAAGTGCGCTCCGGCGCTGGCGCAGTACTCCCCCGACGCGAAGGGCGAAAGCGGGATCCAGCTGTTTGTCCTGTACCCGACCGCGGATTCCTGGCAACGCGGGGACCGCACGGTGACATGCATCGCCACCAGCAAAAACCCCCGAACCGGGAAACTCAGGTAA
- a CDS encoding cytochrome P450, with product MVEIQPRTVATTLPLAPRNPLPYRQMLKALRSFTEGHQQLREAGGPVSRMVLGPRWLVPPALLITSPQGARDVLARRDSVADRGGALNMVELRKLMGGNLLNLPHERWLPRRRTLQPMFTKQNVPRYAGHMAAAAQSVADDWDDGATIDLDSACRALTLRALGRSVFGLDLDERADEVGPALRASLSWISDRSTRPVKLPQWVPTPGQRRARAGNARLHALAAEILTAVRADPDRDAPLVQALIEARDPDTRRQLTDDEICHELVLFMLAGHDTTSTTLCYSLWALGRNPDIEARVYDEVAALGTRKLTPEDVPRLGYTVQVLHEALRLCPPGAGTPRLLNEEITVDGYRAEAGTIALVNFYVMHRDPALWDDPLSFDPGRFSPERSAGRNRWQYLPFGGGPRSCVGDHFAMLEATLALATIVREVSVASLHDDFPVETPFTVIAAEPIPARITRRSTP from the coding sequence ATGGTCGAGATTCAACCGCGGACGGTGGCAACCACCCTGCCCTTGGCCCCGCGTAACCCCCTGCCTTACCGACAAATGCTCAAGGCGCTGCGGTCGTTCACCGAGGGCCATCAGCAGCTCCGCGAGGCCGGCGGTCCGGTCAGTCGTATGGTGCTGGGGCCGCGGTGGCTCGTCCCCCCGGCCCTGCTGATCACCTCCCCGCAGGGCGCGCGCGACGTCCTTGCGCGGCGCGATTCGGTCGCCGATCGAGGCGGTGCCCTCAACATGGTCGAACTGCGCAAGCTGATGGGTGGCAACCTGCTGAATCTGCCGCATGAGCGTTGGCTGCCGCGCAGGCGCACGCTGCAGCCGATGTTCACCAAGCAGAACGTGCCACGGTATGCGGGGCACATGGCCGCTGCCGCTCAATCGGTTGCCGACGACTGGGACGACGGCGCCACGATCGACCTGGATTCCGCCTGCCGCGCTCTCACGTTGCGGGCTCTGGGCCGATCGGTATTCGGGCTCGATCTCGATGAGCGTGCCGACGAGGTGGGTCCGGCACTGCGGGCGTCCCTGTCGTGGATCTCCGATCGCTCAACCCGACCCGTCAAACTCCCGCAGTGGGTGCCCACCCCCGGGCAGCGCCGGGCCAGGGCGGGCAATGCGCGACTGCATGCGCTGGCCGCCGAGATACTCACCGCGGTGCGCGCCGATCCGGACCGGGATGCTCCCTTGGTGCAGGCCCTGATCGAGGCCCGTGACCCTGATACCCGACGACAACTGACCGACGATGAAATCTGCCATGAACTGGTGCTTTTCATGCTCGCCGGGCACGACACCACCTCGACCACCCTGTGTTATTCGCTGTGGGCATTGGGTCGCAATCCCGATATCGAGGCGCGGGTGTACGACGAGGTCGCGGCGCTGGGTACGCGGAAGCTGACGCCCGAAGATGTGCCGCGCCTTGGCTATACCGTTCAGGTTCTGCACGAAGCACTGCGGCTGTGCCCGCCCGGTGCCGGTACTCCACGGCTGCTCAATGAAGAGATCACCGTCGACGGCTACCGCGCCGAGGCCGGCACGATCGCACTCGTCAACTTCTATGTCATGCACCGTGACCCGGCCCTGTGGGACGATCCGCTGTCCTTCGATCCGGGCCGCTTCAGCCCGGAGCGTTCAGCCGGCCGGAACCGTTGGCAGTACCTGCCTTTCGGCGGCGGTCCCCGGTCCTGCGTCGGTGATCACTTCGCCATGCTGGAGGCCACCCTGGCGCTGGCGACCATCGTGCGTGAGGTCTCGGTGGCCTCCCTGCACGACGACTTCCCGGTGGAGACCCCGTTCACCGTCATCGCCGCCGAGCCCATCCCGGCCCGCATCACCAGAAGGAGTACGCCATGA
- a CDS encoding DUF3303 domain-containing protein: protein MKFIVHWTQSQANYRDAVEKFKQTGGQVPEGSTMLGRWWGMNGQGFAIVETDDAKAIFESVAEWGEFLTFDITPCVEDAEAGEVIAKLF from the coding sequence ATGAAATTCATCGTGCACTGGACTCAGTCGCAGGCGAACTACCGGGATGCGGTGGAGAAGTTCAAGCAGACCGGCGGCCAGGTTCCGGAAGGATCGACGATGCTCGGCCGGTGGTGGGGCATGAACGGCCAGGGTTTCGCCATCGTCGAAACCGACGATGCCAAGGCCATCTTCGAGTCGGTGGCGGAGTGGGGCGAGTTCCTCACTTTCGACATCACTCCGTGCGTGGAGGACGCCGAGGCCGGTGAGGTGATCGCCAAGCTGTTCTGA
- a CDS encoding CDGP domain-containing protein, with product MKFYIVGGVAAALMTGGLIASAPPAVAGCQYGGPVISKCDGPVQPDGTWQRCMGTWGYVPSGFSSHLVPVKRCDVMGPGHEIAPGDLPFADPPTRIGD from the coding sequence ATGAAGTTCTATATCGTCGGCGGCGTCGCTGCCGCGTTGATGACCGGCGGTCTGATCGCCTCAGCGCCACCGGCCGTCGCGGGCTGCCAGTACGGGGGGCCGGTGATCAGTAAGTGCGACGGGCCGGTCCAACCCGACGGCACCTGGCAGCGGTGCATGGGAACTTGGGGCTACGTGCCCAGCGGCTTCAGCTCCCACCTGGTGCCGGTCAAGCGCTGCGACGTGATGGGTCCCGGCCACGAGATCGCTCCGGGCGATCTCCCGTTCGCCGACCCGCCGACGCGCATCGGCGACTAG
- a CDS encoding flavin-containing monooxygenase — MSPGEHEAVIVGAGFAGIGAAIQLKRLGIENFVILDREDDLGGTWYVNHYPGLAVDVPTTTYSYFFEPNPNWSRLFSTGTEIKRYADDVADKYDVRRHIRFNTTVDGAHWDEEASLWRVTVAGGQTLSARFLLTATGFLSQPHTPEIPGIADFTGKVIHTTDWDDTYRPDGRRIAVIGTGATAVQLIPELARKAADLTVYQRTPIWVVPKIDVKFSAGVRRLFARVPLTQRAVRTVTDAIYAFMVDTAVLKHRYFRRFNIAAADLAKLHRFASIRDPELRRKLTPDYDFGCKRPTFSNGYYRAFTKSHVHLQVSGIDRIEPGAIVNSDGTRTDIDTLVLATGFDLWEANFPAIEVIGRDGRNLGKWWRETRFQAYQGVSMPYFPNYLSLASPYAFLGLNFFNTMEYQMHLMDRLFGELRHRRATTFEVTEQANARYLDRMTELLGDSLFTLGNCASARSYYFNPSGEATLLRPMTTRRAVAEASRFPLSDYTFA, encoded by the coding sequence ATGAGCCCGGGGGAACACGAGGCGGTCATCGTCGGCGCGGGATTCGCCGGCATCGGCGCCGCCATCCAGCTCAAACGGCTGGGTATCGAGAACTTCGTGATCCTGGATCGCGAGGACGATCTCGGCGGCACCTGGTACGTCAACCATTACCCGGGCCTGGCCGTCGACGTACCGACCACGACCTACTCGTACTTCTTCGAGCCGAACCCGAATTGGTCGCGGCTGTTCTCCACCGGCACCGAGATCAAGCGGTACGCCGACGACGTCGCCGACAAGTACGACGTGCGCCGCCACATCCGGTTCAACACCACTGTCGACGGCGCCCACTGGGATGAAGAGGCTTCACTCTGGCGGGTAACGGTGGCGGGTGGCCAGACCTTGAGCGCACGCTTCCTGCTCACCGCCACCGGCTTCCTGTCGCAGCCCCACACTCCTGAGATCCCCGGCATCGCCGACTTCACCGGGAAGGTCATCCACACCACCGACTGGGACGACACCTACCGGCCCGACGGCCGTCGGATCGCAGTCATCGGCACCGGCGCCACTGCCGTGCAACTCATTCCAGAGCTGGCCCGCAAGGCTGCGGACCTGACCGTGTACCAGCGCACCCCGATCTGGGTCGTGCCCAAGATCGATGTGAAGTTCTCGGCTGGGGTGCGCCGTCTGTTCGCCCGGGTGCCACTGACCCAGCGGGCCGTGCGCACCGTCACCGACGCCATCTACGCGTTCATGGTCGACACCGCCGTGCTCAAGCACCGGTACTTTCGGCGGTTCAACATCGCCGCGGCCGACCTGGCCAAGCTGCACCGGTTCGCCTCGATCCGCGACCCGGAGCTGCGCCGCAAGCTGACCCCCGACTACGACTTCGGTTGCAAGCGCCCGACGTTCTCGAACGGGTACTACCGCGCGTTCACCAAATCGCACGTGCACCTGCAGGTAAGCGGAATCGACCGGATAGAACCGGGGGCGATCGTCAACTCAGACGGCACCAGGACCGATATCGACACCCTGGTGCTGGCCACCGGTTTCGATCTGTGGGAGGCGAACTTCCCGGCCATCGAGGTGATCGGGCGTGATGGCCGCAACCTCGGAAAGTGGTGGCGGGAAACCCGGTTCCAGGCCTACCAGGGTGTCTCGATGCCGTACTTCCCGAACTATCTGAGCCTGGCCAGTCCGTACGCTTTCCTGGGCCTGAACTTCTTCAACACCATGGAGTACCAGATGCACCTGATGGACCGGTTGTTCGGCGAACTCCGGCACCGCAGGGCCACGACGTTCGAGGTCACCGAACAGGCCAACGCCCGCTATCTGGACCGGATGACGGAGTTGCTGGGTGACTCGTTGTTCACCCTCGGCAACTGCGCATCGGCACGGTCGTACTATTTCAATCCGAGCGGCGAGGCAACGCTGCTCCGGCCGATGACGACCCGCCGGGCCGTCGCGGAAGCTTCACGATTCCCGTTGAGCGACTACACATTTGCCTGA
- a CDS encoding TetR/AcrR family transcriptional regulator, with translation MARISPRSIDSGASVVRRRPKDRKAQIARASAESFSALGYHGVSMEAIASRVGISAAALYRHYSSKYELFRDAVLNLGQQLVDGTAFADDADGDPRERLTLIVAALSDTALANRESGGLYRWEARYLRGEDQSALDAQMRTVHRRIHRPLMELRPALGSRARWTLSTAVLGVIGSVVDHRSKLPAGQIRETLADICDALLAAELPEFPGATDPVVTPPPAMNTTKYEALLTESMRLFNQNGYRDTTMEDIATAVGMPASGIYRYFSGKSDILAAGFRRAADRLSADMAEVLGAATDPEQALGALIDDYVARSFDRPELDYVYYTERLNMTPADQKILRDLQRAAVESWVEVVMPVRPRWSAGQARFAVHAAMALVIDLGRLMNYRNSEQTRAVVAVLIDLTLLGRYRLRTALPAR, from the coding sequence ATGGCGCGCATCTCGCCCCGGTCGATCGACAGCGGTGCCAGCGTGGTGCGCCGCCGTCCCAAAGACCGAAAGGCGCAGATAGCGCGGGCCTCGGCCGAGTCCTTCAGCGCGCTGGGATACCACGGCGTGAGCATGGAGGCCATCGCCTCACGGGTCGGGATCTCGGCGGCCGCGTTGTACCGGCACTATTCGAGCAAGTACGAATTGTTTCGCGACGCGGTGCTCAACCTCGGCCAGCAACTTGTCGACGGGACGGCGTTCGCGGACGACGCCGACGGCGACCCGCGGGAGCGGTTGACCCTCATTGTCGCCGCGCTCAGTGACACCGCGTTGGCTAATCGCGAATCCGGTGGGCTGTATCGGTGGGAGGCGCGTTATCTGCGCGGCGAGGACCAGAGCGCCCTGGATGCGCAGATGCGCACGGTGCACCGGCGGATTCACCGGCCGCTGATGGAATTACGGCCCGCACTCGGTTCGCGGGCCCGCTGGACCCTGTCGACAGCGGTGCTCGGCGTGATCGGCAGCGTCGTCGACCATCGGTCCAAACTGCCCGCCGGTCAGATCCGCGAAACGCTCGCCGATATCTGCGACGCCCTGTTGGCGGCCGAGTTGCCGGAGTTTCCCGGCGCGACGGACCCGGTGGTCACTCCGCCACCCGCCATGAACACGACGAAATACGAAGCGCTGCTGACCGAATCGATGCGGCTGTTCAACCAGAACGGCTACCGCGACACCACGATGGAGGACATCGCCACCGCCGTCGGTATGCCCGCCTCGGGGATCTACCGGTACTTCTCCGGCAAATCCGACATCCTGGCGGCCGGGTTCCGGCGCGCCGCCGACCGGTTGTCCGCCGACATGGCCGAGGTGCTCGGCGCGGCGACGGATCCAGAGCAGGCGCTGGGCGCCCTGATCGACGACTACGTGGCGCGATCCTTCGACCGCCCCGAACTCGACTACGTCTACTACACCGAACGTTTGAACATGACGCCCGCCGACCAGAAGATCCTGCGCGATCTGCAACGGGCGGCGGTGGAATCGTGGGTCGAGGTCGTGATGCCGGTGCGCCCGCGGTGGAGTGCCGGGCAGGCGCGCTTCGCGGTTCATGCGGCGATGGCCTTGGTGATCGACTTGGGCCGGCTCATGAACTATCGGAATTCAGAGCAGACCCGCGCCGTCGTCGCCGTCCTGATCGACCTGACCCTGCTGGGCCGTTACCGGTTGCGCACGGCGTTGCCGGCCAGATAG
- a CDS encoding HNH endonuclease signature motif containing protein produces the protein MYVRLMEAGAVEAVAALRAAYDAFTGCGFAALTRGELIGVLDEYEALTCQLPSVMHRLLAQLQADTTPQEMGAKSWNAVLRIRWRLSTTEAGRRLAEAAQLGPRRALTGEPLAPVLPRVSGAQSGGLINTDHVKVLRDAIDGLPGFVDQVTRDQFEADLVRVAVGVGPKELKDTAELRLFLLDQDGPEPDDTERARKRGASVGKQGRDGMTALTANLNPEAAAVWEVLFAKFAAPGMCNPDDEEPCIFGTPTQAQIDNDHRSLAQRQHDALLVIGRIALMSGDLGQLNGLPVSIIIRTTLQDLESRAGIGVSGGGTKLPIKDVIRMGGHAHHHLAVFDQATGAALNYFRARRIASPAQRIMLIARDGGCTKPCCTVGSYGCQAHHAVADWADGGNTNVDEMALACGPDNRLVNTDGGYTTTINNRGEVEWHPPPELDHGQNRINYHHRPELLLTAPDHDQPEPDREAQREPPAPQQELTHDPERELQQDLQPERERELEQQDPQQEPQWELELQPDPEWDEQDPGLDPEWGAMFDQPTPIPPNVEHLWDPAPPDPGLPAPAPVDPRLPPGWLLRDNHALSDNAARGP, from the coding sequence ATGTATGTTCGATTAATGGAGGCGGGTGCGGTTGAGGCGGTAGCGGCGTTACGTGCTGCTTATGACGCGTTCACCGGTTGTGGCTTCGCCGCGCTGACCCGTGGTGAGCTGATCGGGGTGCTCGACGAGTACGAAGCGTTGACCTGTCAGCTGCCGTCGGTGATGCATCGACTGTTGGCCCAGCTACAAGCCGACACCACCCCCCAGGAGATGGGCGCCAAATCCTGGAACGCGGTACTACGCATCCGCTGGCGCCTGTCCACCACCGAGGCCGGCCGCCGTCTGGCTGAAGCCGCCCAACTGGGGCCGCGCCGCGCGTTGACCGGTGAACCACTGGCGCCGGTCCTGCCCAGGGTGAGTGGCGCACAGTCGGGCGGGCTGATCAACACCGACCACGTCAAGGTGCTGCGCGACGCGATCGACGGGCTCCCGGGATTCGTCGACCAAGTGACCCGCGACCAGTTCGAAGCCGACCTGGTACGCGTCGCGGTCGGGGTGGGACCCAAAGAGCTCAAAGACACTGCGGAGCTGCGGTTGTTCCTGCTCGATCAGGACGGGCCCGAACCCGACGACACCGAACGCGCACGCAAGCGCGGCGCCTCGGTGGGCAAGCAGGGCCGCGATGGGATGACGGCGCTGACAGCGAACCTCAACCCGGAAGCCGCCGCGGTATGGGAAGTCCTGTTCGCCAAGTTCGCCGCCCCCGGCATGTGCAACCCCGACGACGAGGAACCCTGCATCTTCGGCACGCCGACCCAAGCCCAGATCGACAACGATCACCGCAGCCTGGCTCAGCGTCAGCACGACGCGCTGCTCGTCATCGGACGGATCGCGTTGATGAGTGGTGATCTGGGTCAGCTCAACGGATTACCGGTGTCGATCATCATCCGCACCACCCTGCAAGACCTGGAATCACGTGCCGGAATCGGAGTGAGCGGTGGCGGCACCAAGCTTCCCATCAAAGATGTCATCCGCATGGGCGGGCACGCCCATCACCACCTCGCGGTGTTCGACCAAGCCACCGGCGCGGCACTGAACTATTTCCGGGCCCGACGCATCGCCAGCCCGGCGCAGCGGATCATGCTGATCGCCCGTGACGGAGGCTGCACCAAACCGTGCTGCACCGTCGGCTCCTATGGCTGCCAGGCCCATCACGCCGTCGCCGATTGGGCCGATGGCGGCAACACCAATGTCGATGAGATGGCCCTGGCCTGCGGCCCCGACAACCGCCTGGTCAACACCGACGGCGGCTACACCACCACCATCAACAACCGCGGCGAAGTCGAATGGCACCCGCCACCAGAGTTGGACCACGGCCAGAACCGCATCAACTACCACCACCGACCCGAACTACTGCTCACCGCACCCGACCATGACCAACCAGAACCGGACCGGGAAGCACAGCGCGAGCCGCCAGCACCGCAGCAGGAACTGACCCACGACCCGGAGCGGGAACTACAGCAAGACCTCCAGCCGGAGCGGGAGCGGGAACTAGAACAACAAGACCCCCAGCAAGAGCCGCAGTGGGAACTAGAACTCCAGCCGGACCCGGAGTGGGACGAGCAGGACCCCGGGCTGGACCCGGAGTGGGGCGCGATGTTCGACCAACCCACCCCGATCCCACCCAACGTCGAACACCTCTGGGACCCAGCACCGCCCGACCCGGGATTGCCCGCACCTGCGCCGGTCGACCCGCGGCTTCCGCCCGGCTGGCTCCTGCGCGACAACCACGCCCTCAGTGACAACGCAGCACGCGGTCCCTAG
- a CDS encoding twin-arginine translocation pathway signal, producing MSTSTAEPGVSTEPEVEIPSDAESITEEPSQVQDRWIDRVARRWRPIAVVCLLLASASSAAALYFGVYRADHGSAAASATVVDAASEGSVALLSYAPDSLDQDFATAKSKLAGDFLDYYSEFANKFVAPAAKQKDIRATASVVRAAPITVQSDTAEVLVYLNQATTSRDNPEPAQAASAVKVGLTKIDGGWLISSFNPI from the coding sequence GTGAGTACCAGCACAGCAGAACCCGGTGTCAGCACGGAACCTGAGGTCGAAATCCCTTCGGACGCTGAGTCAATCACCGAGGAGCCTTCACAGGTTCAGGATCGGTGGATCGATCGGGTTGCCCGGCGGTGGCGACCGATCGCGGTCGTCTGTCTACTGCTGGCCTCGGCGAGCTCAGCGGCAGCGCTCTATTTCGGTGTGTACCGCGCCGACCATGGGAGTGCCGCAGCATCTGCGACGGTGGTCGATGCAGCCTCCGAAGGTTCAGTGGCGTTGTTGTCCTATGCGCCAGACAGTTTGGATCAGGACTTCGCTACGGCGAAATCCAAACTGGCCGGTGACTTCCTGGATTACTACAGCGAGTTCGCCAACAAGTTCGTCGCGCCGGCGGCCAAGCAGAAGGACATCCGCGCCACTGCATCGGTTGTTCGCGCTGCTCCGATCACCGTGCAGTCCGACACCGCAGAGGTGTTGGTCTATCTGAACCAGGCGACAACCAGTCGCGACAACCCCGAACCGGCACAGGCCGCCAGTGCTGTGAAGGTCGGGCTCACGAAAATCGATGGGGGCTGGCTGATCTCGTCGTTCAACCCGATCTAG
- a CDS encoding Rv2253/PknI dimerization domain-containing protein has product MWVSTAFIGAAVLTATGVAGLCSPVAAASPSWGLNGTYTATSNGEWAKTNDIFHDEASIRGTWTISTTCSYPGECTGTVDTDWGWSAPIYQKGGVWYVKKTVDNWQPCGDGTAGPGLQVYRFFTSNKDATANDPASTTLLGEDSTTGVSGSCGTSKVVFITMPFKLVKTA; this is encoded by the coding sequence ATGTGGGTGTCGACTGCGTTCATTGGGGCGGCGGTGCTCACCGCCACTGGGGTGGCCGGCTTGTGCAGCCCGGTCGCCGCGGCGTCTCCGAGTTGGGGCCTCAACGGCACGTACACCGCCACGTCGAACGGCGAGTGGGCGAAAACGAACGACATCTTCCACGACGAGGCCAGCATTCGTGGCACCTGGACGATCTCCACGACGTGCAGTTATCCCGGCGAGTGCACCGGCACGGTCGACACCGATTGGGGTTGGAGTGCGCCGATCTACCAGAAGGGCGGCGTCTGGTACGTCAAGAAGACGGTGGACAACTGGCAGCCGTGCGGCGACGGAACTGCCGGCCCGGGTCTGCAGGTGTACCGATTCTTCACCTCGAACAAAGATGCCACCGCGAATGATCCGGCCTCGACGACACTGCTGGGCGAGGACTCGACCACCGGTGTCAGCGGGTCATGCGGCACCAGCAAGGTCGTGTTCATCACGATGCCGTTCAAGCTCGTCAAAACCGCCTGA
- a CDS encoding MCE family protein, with protein MLTRFVRIQLVIFAVASVIGMTLMGIVYMQAPTLLGIGRMTVTLQLPGTGGLYQFSNVTYRGVQMGKVTEVRPTRDGAVATLSLNTSPKVPADLHAAVLSVSAVGEQYVDLQPRNDSGPYLQDGSVIPASSTSIPQAVGPMLDQVSSLMGSIPKDKIGPLLDETFKAFNGTGNDMGALLDSSSRLINEANAASDQSRALIDDGAPLLDGQAESVDAIRTWARSMAGITKQVADDDQHVRTLLKDGPGTADEASRLFNQVKPTLPLLLANLTSLGQVGVTYHPSLEQLLVLLPPVVASTQSYGAPKNNPVGMSLGDFTLNIGDPPACTVGFLPPSAWRSPEDTSDIDTPDGLYCKLPQDSPIGVRGARNYPCMGKPGKRAPTVEICDSDRPYEPLAMRQHPLGPYPIDPNLLAQGIAPDSRADRDAAIHGPVEGTPMPPAAAPAETPVAPPAGEVPPSPDAPTMAPSAFTPSGSGGPSVAIATYDPKTGRYATPDGKVYRQTDLVPQTGDPTWKDLFTT; from the coding sequence ATGCTTACCCGCTTTGTCCGAATTCAGCTGGTCATCTTCGCGGTGGCGTCGGTGATCGGGATGACCCTGATGGGCATCGTGTACATGCAGGCACCGACCCTGTTGGGGATCGGGCGGATGACGGTGACCCTGCAACTGCCCGGAACCGGTGGGTTGTACCAGTTCTCGAATGTCACCTACCGCGGTGTGCAGATGGGGAAGGTCACCGAGGTGCGGCCCACCCGTGACGGAGCGGTGGCGACACTGTCGCTTAACACGTCACCCAAGGTGCCCGCGGACCTGCACGCCGCAGTCCTCAGCGTGTCGGCGGTGGGCGAACAGTACGTGGATCTGCAGCCCCGCAACGACTCGGGACCATATCTCCAGGACGGTTCGGTGATCCCGGCGTCCAGCACGTCGATTCCCCAAGCCGTGGGACCGATGCTCGATCAGGTCAGTTCACTCATGGGCAGCATCCCGAAGGACAAGATCGGCCCGCTGCTCGACGAAACCTTCAAGGCGTTCAACGGGACTGGAAATGACATGGGGGCACTGCTGGACTCCTCGTCGAGACTGATCAACGAGGCGAATGCTGCCTCAGATCAGTCCCGGGCGCTCATCGACGACGGTGCGCCCTTACTCGACGGGCAGGCCGAGTCGGTCGATGCGATCCGCACCTGGGCCCGGAGCATGGCCGGGATAACCAAGCAGGTCGCCGACGACGACCAGCACGTGCGCACCTTGCTGAAGGACGGGCCGGGGACCGCCGACGAAGCATCCCGCTTGTTCAACCAAGTCAAACCCACGTTGCCTCTGTTGCTCGCCAACCTCACCAGCTTGGGTCAGGTCGGGGTGACTTATCACCCGTCGCTGGAGCAATTGCTGGTGCTGCTGCCCCCAGTCGTGGCCTCGACACAGTCCTACGGTGCGCCGAAGAACAACCCGGTTGGAATGTCGCTGGGCGACTTCACTCTCAATATCGGAGATCCGCCGGCGTGCACCGTCGGGTTCCTCCCGCCGTCGGCGTGGCGGTCTCCGGAGGACACCAGCGACATCGACACCCCCGACGGGTTGTACTGCAAACTGCCGCAGGATTCGCCGATCGGCGTGCGCGGAGCGCGCAACTACCCGTGCATGGGGAAACCCGGAAAACGCGCTCCCACTGTCGAAATCTGCGACAGCGACCGACCTTACGAGCCTTTGGCGATGCGCCAGCACCCCCTCGGCCCCTACCCGATCGATCCCAATCTGCTGGCGCAGGGGATAGCACCGGATTCCCGGGCTGATCGAGATGCCGCCATCCACGGACCGGTCGAAGGCACCCCGATGCCGCCGGCTGCCGCGCCTGCCGAAACGCCTGTCGCACCGCCGGCAGGTGAGGTGCCGCCGAGCCCGGACGCGCCGACGATGGCGCCGAGTGCCTTCACTCCCAGTGGATCTGGCGGCCCATCGGTCGCGATCGCCACTTACGACCCGAAGACGGGGCGGTACGCCACACCGGACGGCAAGGTGTACCGACAGACCGATCTGGTGCCGCAGACCGGGGACCCGACGTGGAAAGACCTGTTTACCACCTGA